One genomic segment of Fusobacterium mortiferum ATCC 9817 includes these proteins:
- the rimO gene encoding 30S ribosomal protein S12 methylthiotransferase RimO, whose amino-acid sequence MKLALISLGCSKNLVDSEHYLGILSKRKEMELTSELSEADIVIVNTCGFIGDAKEESIETILEVSEFKETGNLKKLIVAGCLAQKYSEEILKELPEVDAVIGTGDIDKIEKVVDEILENKKVVETKNMTFLANANTERVLTTASHTAYLKISEGCNRACTYCIIPQMRGRLRSRSIEDIVEEAKRLVASGVREINLLAQETTEYGIDLYGDKKLAALMKELCKIEGLKWLRTYYMHPEYVTDELIEVMKSEEKICKYFDVPIQHVSDNILRNMARAKSGEQVKDVLNRIRKAIPEATIRTTLIVGFPGETEENFQELMDYVREFEFDYAGVFKYSREEDTVAYNLPNQVPEEIKEKRYAELVNLQSEIAERKNRRLLGEEIEVMIDGVSSESEYLLEGRTRGQALEIDGKVLTTDGTAKPGEIVKVKFEQNFEYDFVGPIVENEK is encoded by the coding sequence ATGAAATTAGCTTTAATTAGCTTAGGTTGTAGTAAAAATTTAGTAGATAGTGAACACTATTTAGGGATTTTATCAAAAAGAAAAGAAATGGAACTTACAAGTGAACTATCAGAAGCTGATATAGTAATAGTAAATACTTGTGGATTTATTGGAGATGCTAAAGAGGAGTCAATAGAGACTATCTTAGAAGTTAGTGAATTTAAAGAGACAGGAAATTTAAAAAAATTAATTGTTGCAGGATGTTTAGCACAAAAATATTCAGAAGAGATTTTAAAAGAACTTCCAGAAGTAGATGCAGTAATTGGAACTGGAGATATAGATAAAATAGAAAAAGTAGTAGATGAAATTTTAGAAAATAAGAAAGTTGTTGAAACAAAAAATATGACATTTTTAGCAAATGCTAATACAGAAAGAGTTTTAACAACTGCTTCACATACAGCTTACTTAAAAATATCTGAAGGGTGTAATAGAGCTTGTACTTATTGTATAATTCCACAGATGAGAGGAAGACTTAGAAGTAGAAGTATAGAGGATATTGTTGAGGAAGCAAAAAGATTAGTAGCTTCAGGTGTAAGAGAGATAAATTTATTAGCTCAAGAAACAACAGAGTATGGAATAGATTTATATGGAGATAAAAAACTAGCTGCTCTAATGAAAGAGTTATGTAAAATAGAGGGATTAAAATGGCTTAGAACTTACTACATGCATCCAGAATATGTAACAGATGAGCTTATAGAGGTTATGAAGTCAGAAGAAAAAATTTGTAAGTATTTTGATGTACCTATCCAACATGTTTCAGACAATATTTTGAGAAATATGGCAAGGGCAAAAAGTGGAGAACAGGTAAAAGATGTTCTAAATAGAATAAGAAAAGCTATTCCAGAGGCTACTATAAGAACAACTCTTATAGTTGGATTCCCAGGAGAAACTGAGGAGAATTTCCAAGAGTTAATGGATTATGTAAGAGAGTTTGAGTTTGATTATGCTGGAGTATTCAAGTATTCGAGAGAAGAGGATACAGTGGCTTATAACTTACCAAATCAAGTTCCTGAGGAAATAAAGGAAAAAAGATATGCAGAACTTGTAAACTTACAAAGTGAAATAGCTGAGAGAAAAAATAGAAGACTTCTAGGAGAAGAGATAGAAGTAATGATAGATGGAGTATCTAGTGAAAGTGAGTACTTATTAGAAGGAAGAACAAGAGGGCAAGCACTAGAGATAGATGGAAAAGTTCTTACAACAGATGGAACTGCAAAACCTGGAGAGATAGTAAAAGTTAAATTTGAACAAAACTTTGAATATGATTTTGTTGGACCAATAGTAGAGAATGAAAAATAA
- the pgsA gene encoding CDP-diacylglycerol--glycerol-3-phosphate 3-phosphatidyltransferase produces the protein MNLPNKLTFLRLILAVPFIYFLQFSDEGGFTYRAIAFVIFVIASLTDFFDGYLARKHNLITDFGKIMDPLADKVLVISALVIFVDLGYIPSWMSIVVIAREFLISGIRMLAAAKGEVIPAGKLGKYKTTSQMIVILIMMLFGRNPYNFYMMLIPVILTLWSGWEYTSKAKHYFLNSK, from the coding sequence ATGAATTTACCAAATAAACTAACATTTTTAAGACTTATACTAGCTGTACCTTTTATATATTTTCTTCAATTTTCAGATGAAGGTGGATTTACTTATAGAGCAATAGCTTTTGTAATATTTGTAATAGCTTCACTTACAGATTTTTTTGATGGGTATTTAGCAAGAAAACATAATTTAATTACAGATTTTGGAAAAATAATGGATCCACTTGCTGATAAAGTTCTTGTAATTTCAGCTTTAGTTATATTTGTAGATTTAGGATATATTCCTTCTTGGATGTCTATTGTAGTAATTGCTAGGGAGTTTTTAATAAGTGGTATAAGAATGTTAGCTGCTGCTAAAGGAGAAGTTATTCCTGCGGGGAAATTAGGAAAATATAAGACAACTAGTCAAATGATAGTCATTCTTATTATGATGTTATTTGGAAGAAATCCATATAACTTCTATATGATGTTAATTCCTGTTATTTTGACACTGTGGTCTGGATGGGAATATACATCAAAGGCAAAGCACTACTTTTTAAACTCTAAATAG
- a CDS encoding YggT family protein translates to MILIARIVDLLITVINTLILIRVVLSWLAPMSRNGFTDLIYNTTEPILRPFRVLIPMGNMRMDISPIIAYFFFIILRRLIFMLIF, encoded by the coding sequence ATGATTTTAATAGCAAGAATTGTAGATTTATTAATAACAGTAATAAATACTCTCATACTTATAAGAGTTGTACTTTCTTGGTTAGCACCTATGTCAAGAAATGGATTTACTGATTTAATATATAATACAACAGAGCCAATACTAAGACCTTTTAGAGTACTAATACCTATGGGAAATATGAGAATGGATATTTCACCTATCATAGCATATTTCTTTTTTATAATTTTAAGAAGATTAATTTTTATGCTTATATTCTAA
- the rsmH gene encoding 16S rRNA (cytosine(1402)-N(4))-methyltransferase RsmH yields MEDIVSEYHIPVLYRECIDNLVINKDGVYLDCTLGGGGHSEGILKELSDKGHLISIDQDQQAIDFAKKRLEKYGKKWQVFKNNFENLDMVLYMAGYDKVDGILMDIGVSSTQLDDPERGFSYRYDTRLDMRMNRSNPLSAYEVVNEYPEEKLAKIIFEYGEERNARKIAKFICEARTEKNIETTGELVAIIKRAYPERAQKHPAKKTFQAIRIEVNRELEVLEKAIDKAVDSLKVGGRLGIITFHSLEDRLVKTKFKDLATACKCPPGLPICVCGGKAKVKLITRKPIVPEGEEVEFNNRAHSSKLRVVERIG; encoded by the coding sequence ATGGAAGATATAGTGAGTGAATACCATATACCTGTCTTGTATAGAGAGTGTATAGATAATTTAGTGATAAATAAAGATGGAGTCTATTTAGATTGTACTCTTGGTGGTGGTGGACATTCAGAAGGAATATTGAAAGAACTTTCTGATAAAGGACACCTTATCTCTATAGACCAAGATCAACAAGCTATAGATTTTGCCAAGAAAAGACTTGAAAAATATGGAAAAAAGTGGCAAGTTTTTAAAAATAACTTTGAAAATTTAGATATGGTTCTTTACATGGCTGGATATGATAAAGTAGATGGAATACTTATGGATATAGGAGTATCATCTACACAATTAGACGATCCAGAGAGAGGATTTTCATATAGATATGATACAAGACTTGATATGAGAATGAATAGAAGTAATCCTTTATCAGCTTATGAAGTGGTTAATGAATATCCAGAAGAGAAGTTAGCAAAAATAATTTTTGAATATGGAGAAGAGAGAAATGCTAGAAAAATAGCAAAATTTATTTGTGAAGCTAGAACAGAGAAAAATATAGAAACAACAGGGGAGTTAGTAGCAATAATAAAAAGAGCTTATCCAGAAAGAGCTCAAAAACATCCAGCTAAAAAAACTTTCCAAGCTATAAGAATAGAGGTGAATAGAGAGTTAGAGGTTTTAGAAAAAGCTATAGATAAAGCAGTAGATTCCTTAAAAGTAGGAGGAAGATTAGGAATTATAACTTTCCATTCCCTAGAGGATAGATTAGTAAAAACTAAATTTAAAGATTTAGCTACTGCATGCAAATGTCCACCAGGACTTCCAATATGTGTGTGTGGTGGAAAGGCTAAGGTAAAATTAATTACAAGAAAGCCAATAGTTCCAGAAGGAGAAGAGGTAGAGTTTAATAACAGAGCTCACTCATCTAAACTTAGAGTAGTTGAAAGGATAGGATAA
- the rlmD gene encoding 23S rRNA (uracil(1939)-C(5))-methyltransferase RlmD — protein MVKKDEIIEIKIEKIVNGGEGLGYYNDFAIFVPMSVPNDILKIKIISVKKTYARGLIEEIISAGKERVEDITKISFEDFQGCDFGMLKYEAQLKYKKAMVEDVMKKIGKLDILVKDVIGSEDPYHYRNKIIEPFSKYNGEIITGFFKRKSHDIFQVEENILNSRLGNEIIRELKKILNREKVSVYDEKEHSGKLRHIMVRTNSKGEAMVVLIINATKVEKRDKDILMELKNKITSIKSIYISLNNKRTNFALGEKNIFIWGEKGIKEEIDGINFNISPKSFFQINLPQTKKLYSTAINYFPNIENKYIVDAYSGTGTIAMMLSKKAEKVYAIELVESATLDGMKTAGENGIENIEFINGAVEDKMLELINAGKRVDAIIFDPPRKGIEEKSLIKTAESGIKEIVYISCNPSTFARDAEILSRLGYKIDEVQPVDMFPGTSHTEVVGRFYK, from the coding sequence ATGGTAAAAAAAGATGAGATAATAGAGATAAAAATAGAAAAGATAGTAAATGGTGGAGAGGGATTAGGATATTATAATGATTTTGCTATATTTGTTCCTATGTCTGTTCCAAATGATATTTTAAAAATAAAAATTATATCTGTGAAAAAAACTTATGCTAGAGGACTTATAGAGGAGATAATCTCTGCTGGAAAAGAGAGAGTAGAGGATATTACTAAAATTTCCTTTGAGGACTTTCAAGGTTGTGACTTTGGAATGTTAAAATATGAAGCTCAATTAAAGTATAAAAAAGCTATGGTTGAAGATGTAATGAAAAAAATAGGGAAATTAGATATTCTAGTTAAGGATGTAATAGGAAGCGAAGATCCATACCATTACCGTAATAAGATAATAGAACCTTTTTCAAAATATAATGGAGAAATAATCACAGGATTTTTTAAAAGAAAATCTCATGATATTTTTCAAGTGGAAGAAAATATTTTAAACTCAAGATTAGGAAATGAAATTATAAGAGAGTTAAAGAAAATCCTTAACAGAGAGAAAGTTTCTGTATACGATGAGAAAGAACATAGTGGGAAACTTAGACATATAATGGTAAGAACAAATTCCAAAGGAGAAGCGATGGTAGTTCTTATTATTAATGCAACTAAAGTAGAAAAAAGAGATAAAGATATTTTAATGGAGTTGAAAAATAAAATAACTTCAATAAAATCTATATATATTTCATTAAATAATAAAAGAACTAATTTTGCTCTTGGAGAAAAAAATATATTTATTTGGGGAGAAAAAGGTATAAAAGAGGAGATAGATGGGATTAATTTCAATATCTCTCCAAAATCTTTTTTCCAAATAAACTTACCACAAACTAAAAAATTATATAGTACAGCTATTAATTACTTCCCTAACATTGAAAATAAATACATAGTAGATGCTTATTCTGGAACAGGAACTATTGCTATGATGCTATCTAAAAAAGCTGAAAAAGTTTATGCAATAGAATTAGTAGAATCTGCTACATTAGATGGAATGAAAACAGCAGGGGAAAATGGAATAGAAAATATTGAGTTTATCAATGGAGCTGTAGAGGATAAGATGTTAGAGCTAATCAATGCTGGAAAAAGAGTAGATGCTATTATATTTGATCCACCAAGAAAAGGAATAGAAGAAAAAAGTTTGATAAAAACAGCAGAAAGTGGTATAAAAGAGATAGTATATATCTCTTGTAATCCATCTACTTTTGCAAGAGATGCTGAGATTCTAAGTAGATTAGGTTATAAGATAGATGAAGTTCAACCTGTAGATATGTTCCCAGGAACTTCTCATACTGAAGTAGTAGGAAGATTTTATAAATAG
- the plsY gene encoding glycerol-3-phosphate 1-O-acyltransferase PlsY codes for MELIIFIIIGYILGALPNGVWIGKYFKGIDIREHGSKNSGATNAYRVLGPKFGIMVLIADALKGFLPPFIASKFGVAGNSLLLIGMIAIIGHTLSFFLNFKGGKGVATSLGVFLFLIPQVTLTLLIIFIVVVAITKYISLGSIIAAIMLPILTYFYPTQNGLDKLPLLLMTSIIGIFVVYKHKSNIERLLKGTENKFKLK; via the coding sequence ATGGAGCTAATAATTTTTATTATAATAGGGTATATTTTAGGTGCACTACCTAATGGAGTATGGATAGGAAAATATTTTAAGGGAATAGATATAAGAGAGCATGGAAGTAAAAATTCTGGTGCTACAAATGCTTATAGAGTATTAGGACCAAAATTTGGAATAATGGTACTTATAGCAGATGCTTTAAAGGGTTTTTTACCTCCTTTTATAGCTAGTAAATTTGGGGTAGCAGGAAATTCATTGCTTCTTATAGGTATGATAGCTATAATAGGGCATACTTTATCTTTCTTCTTAAATTTTAAAGGTGGAAAAGGAGTTGCTACATCACTTGGAGTATTTTTATTTTTAATTCCTCAAGTAACATTGACACTTTTAATAATCTTTATAGTAGTAGTTGCTATAACAAAATACATATCTTTAGGATCAATAATAGCAGCTATTATGTTACCAATATTAACATACTTTTATCCTACACAAAATGGATTAGATAAGTTACCGCTTTTATTGATGACTAGTATTATAGGTATATTTGTAGTATATAAACATAAAAGTAATATAGAAAGACTTCTAAAAGGAACAGAAAATAAATTTAAACTAAAATAG
- a CDS encoding NAD(P)H-dependent glycerol-3-phosphate dehydrogenase, with protein MKKVIIIGAGSWGTALGLILASKKYDVTLWEYDKTRAEEIQNSRENSRYLPGVKFPDNLNVTSESENLLKGIKYVIFSVPSQVLRGVISKFSSQLTEDMILVNTAKGIEVSTGMRLSEVMKDEIIGKYHKNIVILSGPTHAEEVAIGLPTTIVAAGQKEKAGEIQELFNTKNFRVYLNEDIVGVEIGAAVKNCLAIGAGIADGMGFGDNTKAALITRGIAEMTRFGKALGADERTFSGLSGIGDLIVTCASKHSRNRHVGECLGKGQAIQEILDNMTMVAEGVPTVKAVYEQAQKLNISMPIVEATYNIIYNNANAKKMVEELMERELKVEFY; from the coding sequence ATGAAAAAAGTAATAATAATAGGAGCAGGAAGTTGGGGGACAGCTTTAGGGCTTATACTTGCTAGTAAAAAATATGATGTTACATTATGGGAATATGATAAAACTAGAGCTGAAGAGATACAAAACTCAAGGGAGAACAGTAGATATTTACCTGGAGTAAAGTTTCCAGATAATTTAAATGTAACATCAGAGAGTGAAAATCTATTAAAAGGTATTAAATATGTAATTTTTTCTGTACCATCACAAGTATTAAGAGGAGTAATTAGTAAATTTTCTTCTCAGCTTACTGAAGATATGATACTTGTAAATACAGCTAAGGGAATAGAAGTATCAACAGGAATGAGATTGTCTGAAGTAATGAAAGATGAAATAATAGGAAAATATCATAAAAATATTGTTATTCTTTCAGGACCTACTCATGCTGAAGAGGTAGCTATAGGTCTTCCTACAACAATAGTAGCTGCAGGACAAAAAGAAAAAGCGGGGGAGATTCAAGAGTTATTTAATACAAAAAACTTTAGAGTATATTTAAATGAGGATATAGTAGGAGTAGAAATAGGAGCAGCTGTAAAAAACTGCTTGGCTATAGGAGCTGGAATAGCAGATGGTATGGGATTTGGGGATAATACAAAAGCAGCTTTAATAACTAGAGGAATAGCTGAAATGACAAGATTTGGAAAAGCTTTAGGTGCTGATGAAAGAACTTTCTCTGGATTAAGTGGAATAGGAGACTTAATAGTAACATGTGCTAGTAAACATAGTAGAAATAGACATGTTGGAGAATGCTTAGGAAAGGGGCAAGCTATCCAAGAGATTTTAGATAATATGACGATGGTAGCTGAAGGTGTTCCAACAGTAAAAGCTGTATATGAACAAGCTCAGAAACTTAATATCTCTATGCCAATAGTAGAGGCTACTTATAATATTATATATAATAATGCTAATGCTAAAAAAATGGTTGAAGAGTTGATGGAAAGAGAGTTAAAAGTGGAATTTTACTAA
- a CDS encoding sigma-70 family RNA polymerase sigma factor translates to MTLDRDLISYYLEDIRKYKVLEKDEETELLKKAKAGDIEAKNKLILCNLRLVVNIAKNYVNRGLSLIDLISEGNFGLIYAIEKFDMKKGFRFSTYAVWWIKQSITKAIICKGRGIRIPSYKYDLLSKVNRYVLNRVREEGIYPTVEEISEDLNVNKEKIEEIMVAFQDPMSLSASIGDDIQLEDIIANNSETSIEDDIIEEMGREQVRQIVKVLDEREKQILKLRFGLDGEEIHTLEEIGQTFNITRERVRQIEKKTLKKLKMQCEKNKDKFF, encoded by the coding sequence ATGACATTAGATAGAGACCTAATTTCATACTATTTAGAAGACATTAGAAAATATAAAGTGTTGGAAAAAGATGAAGAGACAGAACTATTAAAGAAAGCAAAAGCTGGAGATATAGAAGCTAAAAATAAACTTATCTTATGTAATTTAAGATTAGTTGTAAATATAGCAAAAAATTATGTAAATAGAGGACTTAGTCTTATTGACCTGATAAGTGAAGGAAATTTTGGACTTATCTATGCCATAGAAAAATTTGATATGAAGAAAGGATTTAGATTTTCTACATATGCAGTTTGGTGGATAAAGCAATCTATAACAAAAGCTATTATTTGTAAAGGAAGAGGAATAAGAATTCCATCTTATAAATATGATTTACTAAGTAAAGTAAATAGATATGTGTTAAATAGAGTGAGAGAAGAGGGAATATATCCAACTGTAGAAGAGATATCAGAAGATTTAAATGTAAATAAAGAGAAAATAGAGGAAATTATGGTAGCTTTCCAAGACCCAATGTCTTTAAGTGCAAGTATTGGAGATGATATTCAATTAGAGGATATAATTGCTAATAATTCTGAAACATCTATAGAAGATGACATTATAGAAGAGATGGGAAGAGAGCAAGTAAGACAGATAGTAAAAGTTCTAGATGAAAGAGAAAAGCAGATACTAAAATTAAGATTTGGTTTAGATGGAGAAGAGATACATACATTAGAAGAAATTGGACAGACTTTTAATATAACTCGTGAAAGAGTAAGACAAATAGAGAAAAAAACTTTAAAAAAATTAAAAATGCAATGTGAAAAAAATAAGGACAAGTTTTTTTAA
- the dnaN gene encoding DNA polymerase III subunit beta, translating into MKIQIERIEFLKRLKVVEKTITENKIKPIISCAYIETRGDNLFFCGTNLETTITTEMKCKEVIESGKIVFQHQLVEEYLKELKDEFVVFSEIDGNLVIESSDSSSEFSLMNVEDFPKILVDEDFSQKEEIFKINSIELAEILEKVKYAASSSSDNLSINCVRMENENKKLKFITTDTYRLVYLEKEIEKINENIDVSIPLNTVEALTKLLRSIESTDISFYFINRQIFFKMEEVLVISRIIDMSFPNYKGILGNNSYNKKLTINAEVFLKMLKRITIFVRNNNETKYGATFYLEKKEMQVHGVNEVAKINEVLEVNYEGENIKIALNTKFLSDFVQTLNKNKDITLEFIASNSSVKIKEEEANDYLYVLMPLALKD; encoded by the coding sequence TTGAAAATACAAATAGAAAGAATAGAATTTTTAAAAAGATTGAAGGTAGTAGAAAAAACTATCACTGAAAATAAAATAAAGCCTATAATATCATGTGCTTATATAGAAACAAGAGGGGATAATCTTTTCTTTTGTGGAACGAACTTAGAAACAACTATAACTACTGAGATGAAATGTAAAGAGGTAATAGAAAGTGGTAAAATAGTATTTCAACACCAGTTAGTAGAGGAATATTTAAAAGAATTAAAAGATGAATTTGTAGTATTTAGTGAAATAGATGGGAATTTAGTAATAGAAAGTTCAGATTCTTCTTCAGAATTTTCTTTAATGAATGTAGAAGATTTTCCTAAAATTTTAGTAGATGAAGATTTTTCTCAAAAAGAAGAGATATTTAAAATAAATAGTATTGAGTTAGCAGAAATATTAGAAAAAGTAAAATATGCAGCATCTTCATCTAGTGATAATCTTTCAATAAACTGTGTAAGAATGGAAAATGAGAATAAGAAATTGAAATTTATTACTACTGATACATATAGACTTGTTTATTTAGAAAAAGAGATTGAAAAAATAAATGAAAATATAGATGTAAGTATTCCACTAAATACAGTGGAAGCATTGACTAAATTATTAAGGAGTATAGAGAGTACAGATATAAGTTTTTATTTTATAAATAGGCAGATTTTCTTCAAAATGGAAGAAGTTCTTGTAATAAGTAGAATAATAGATATGTCTTTTCCAAATTATAAGGGAATTTTAGGAAATAATAGTTATAATAAAAAATTAACTATCAATGCTGAAGTATTTTTAAAAATGTTAAAAAGAATAACTATCTTTGTAAGAAATAATAATGAAACAAAGTATGGAGCAACTTTTTATCTTGAAAAGAAAGAGATGCAGGTTCACGGAGTGAATGAAGTTGCAAAGATAAATGAAGTATTAGAAGTAAACTATGAGGGAGAAAATATAAAAATAGCTTTAAATACTAAATTTCTTTCTGATTTTGTTCAAACTTTAAATAAAAATAAAGATATCACTTTAGAATTTATCGCTTCTAATAGTTCTGTGAAAATAAAAGAGGAAGAAGCAAATGATTATCTATATGTTTTAATGCCACTTGCTTTAAAAGATTAA
- a CDS encoding response regulator → MRENSSKIVTILLDLVMPKVNGIEVLKIIRREKIVEDVPIFIITADNSEETMYEAYELGVKDVLEKPFVPYFLEKRIESVIELYKVKEAQKKLLKDLNQKFSNILKLAEENKEIESSIKNILKEFNKFEIIQEE, encoded by the coding sequence ATGAGAGAAAACTCTTCTAAAATAGTAACTATATTGTTAGATTTAGTTATGCCAAAAGTAAATGGAATAGAAGTTTTAAAAATAATAAGAAGAGAGAAGATAGTAGAAGATGTACCTATATTTATAATAACAGCAGATAATTCTGAAGAAACTATGTATGAAGCTTATGAATTAGGAGTAAAGGATGTATTAGAAAAACCTTTTGTTCCATACTTTTTGGAAAAAAGAATAGAGAGTGTAATAGAGTTATATAAAGTAAAAGAGGCACAAAAAAAATTGTTAAAGGATTTAAATCAAAAATTTTCTAATATTTTAAAATTAGCTGAGGAAAATAAAGAGATAGAAAGCTCGATTAAAAATATATTAAAAGAATTTAATAAATTTGAGATAATACAAGAGGAATAA
- a CDS encoding helix-turn-helix domain-containing protein: MKKIILKSLDVDVINFILHNNRASIDELCNCFEVSQVNIRSVLAKIEEFSNKNNLGTLLKENGEYYFENNKINLDFKKNDFLLNDLEKKERITFIVLKLIVEGSINLTSISKEIKVSRITLNSDMEVIKELISDFGLKLTSIQWRGVFFKGDFYNLQNFSILFISKLYIENYFSSPLKKLINPLVSDYFRKFLNYETEKKLLNLTNKIYQHFDIKLGFYHYFILCGILIYTHLGSKKNIEFFTKNTVKSFNLTETLIDILDAEDKALINNNISLILEYLSLCLNKKYSINLPINTDAVVKKIYSTFNLDDNNLNNQLLSFLINNIYLENRFFIPNYINFAKKDEYILEEEISIKIMAILNKYQIPFTKKDIAFLYFYLINILTETQKKNILIIDQSTMTWKGNRLKGMLQNSEQVRAVQVISYFNFKTFPTEIYNKYDIFIFIDLPDEKKENYSKQCCFINSYELIKNSLNISKLF; the protein is encoded by the coding sequence TTGAAAAAAATTATATTGAAATCACTTGATGTTGATGTGATTAATTTTATTCTTCATAACAATAGGGCTAGTATTGATGAACTTTGTAATTGTTTTGAAGTTTCTCAAGTTAATATTCGTAGTGTCTTAGCTAAGATAGAAGAATTTTCTAATAAAAATAATCTAGGAACTCTTCTTAAAGAAAATGGAGAATATTATTTTGAAAATAATAAAATTAACCTTGATTTTAAAAAAAATGATTTTTTATTAAATGATTTAGAAAAAAAAGAGAGAATTACTTTTATTGTCTTAAAGCTTATTGTAGAAGGATCCATTAATTTAACCTCTATTTCTAAAGAAATTAAAGTCTCAAGAATAACTCTAAATTCTGACATGGAAGTTATTAAAGAATTAATTTCTGATTTTGGTTTAAAGCTTACAAGTATTCAATGGAGAGGAGTTTTCTTTAAAGGAGATTTTTATAACCTACAAAATTTTTCTATTTTATTTATTTCAAAATTATACATAGAAAATTATTTCTCTTCTCCTTTAAAAAAATTAATAAATCCTTTAGTCAGTGACTACTTTAGAAAATTTTTAAATTATGAAACTGAAAAAAAATTACTAAATCTAACCAATAAAATATATCAACACTTTGATATAAAATTAGGATTTTATCATTATTTCATTCTTTGTGGTATATTGATCTACACTCATCTAGGTTCTAAAAAAAATATAGAATTTTTTACAAAGAATACAGTAAAATCTTTTAATCTAACTGAAACATTAATTGATATTTTAGATGCTGAAGATAAAGCCTTAATAAATAATAATATATCACTTATTTTAGAGTATTTATCTTTATGTCTAAATAAAAAATATTCTATAAATCTCCCTATTAATACAGATGCTGTGGTTAAAAAAATATATTCAACTTTCAACTTAGATGATAATAACCTTAATAACCAACTTCTCAGTTTTCTTATTAATAATATATACCTAGAAAATAGATTCTTTATTCCTAATTATATAAATTTTGCTAAAAAAGATGAATATATTTTAGAAGAGGAAATATCTATTAAAATAATGGCTATACTTAATAAATATCAAATTCCTTTTACTAAAAAAGATATTGCTTTTCTTTATTTTTATTTAATCAATATACTTACAGAAACTCAAAAGAAAAATATATTGATTATAGACCAAAGTACAATGACTTGGAAGGGAAATCGATTAAAAGGAATGTTGCAAAACTCTGAACAAGTTAGAGCTGTACAAGTTATCTCTTACTTTAATTTTAAAACTTTTCCAACAGAAATCTACAATAAGTATGATATATTTATCTTTATTGATTTACCTGATGAAAAAAAAGAAAATTATTCAAAACAATGTTGTTTTATTAATAGTTATGAGCTTATAAAAAATTCATTAAATATTTCAAAACTATTTTAA
- a CDS encoding single-stranded DNA-binding protein gives MNVVVLVGRLTRDPELKFGQSGKAYSRFSLAVDRPFSKGEADFINCVAFGKTAELIGEYLRKGRKVGVNGRLQMNRFEMNGEKRTSYDVLVEAIEFLESKGSGDSMGGYEPEYSSPTPKSSAKEVEEIPYEDDDEFPF, from the coding sequence ATGAACGTTGTCGTTTTAGTTGGTAGACTTACTAGAGACCCTGAATTAAAATTTGGACAAAGTGGAAAGGCTTATTCAAGATTTTCCTTAGCAGTAGATAGACCATTCTCAAAAGGAGAGGCAGACTTTATCAACTGTGTTGCTTTTGGAAAAACTGCTGAACTTATAGGAGAATACCTTAGAAAAGGAAGAAAAGTTGGAGTTAATGGAAGACTTCAAATGAATAGATTTGAGATGAATGGAGAGAAGAGAACTTCTTATGATGTACTTGTAGAAGCAATTGAATTCTTAGAGTCTAAAGGAAGCGGAGACTCTATGGGTGGATACGAGCCTGAGTATTCTTCTCCAACACCAAAATCTTCTGCTAAAGAGGTAGAAGAGATACCTTATGAAGATGATGATGAATTTCCATTCTAG